The Plasmodium yoelii strain 17X genome assembly, chromosome: 8 genome includes a region encoding these proteins:
- a CDS encoding PIR protein, which produces MNKDVCKRFKNVREWLPDQLDSKREHQIDDKHFNEYCTNKCKDPLDKINAGCLYLLNEFFRDSSAFDEVAKKNIYIVQYILIWLSYMLNLDKSGDENFIENFYNTYIRNGSNYTTSIKYTDDYTDYKDLIDTNKYFLSMDMSIISKLYDAFNILCDIYNELDTNDSNCEKCSQKANQFVETYKKIIIYHNTTDEKSHLHVVFTLLIYYENLKNRCNIFPSAPDITQIISEVTSSSSIASKLIPILSILVAIAIFFGISYKYSLFGFRKRFQKQKLREKLKNIKKKMGH; this is translated from the exons ATGAATAAGGacgtg tgtaaaaGGTTCAAGAACGTAAGGGAATGGCTTCCCGATCAATTGGACAGCAAGAGAGAGCATCAAATTGATGATAAGCATTTCAATGAATATTGTACTAATAAATGTAAAGATCCtctcgataaaattaatgctggatgtttatatttgcttAATGAATTCTTTCGTGATTCTTCTGCGTTCGATGAGgttgcaaaaaaaaacatctaTATTGTTCAATACATTTtaatatggttaagttatatgttaaatcTGGACAAAAGTGGAGACGAGAACTTTATAgagaatttttataatacatatataaggAATGGTAGTAATTATACTACTAGTATAAAATATACTGATGATTATACTGattataaggatcttatagatacaaataaatattttttaagtatggATATGAgcattatatctaaattatatgatgcatttaatatattatgtgatatatataatgagcTTGATACAAATGACTCAAATTGCGAGAAATGTTCCCAAAAAGCTAATCAATTTGttgaaacatataaaaaaattatcatatatcATAACACTACTGACGAGAAATCCCATTTGCATGTAGTTTttactttattaatatattatgaaaatttaaaaaatagatGTAATATTTTCCCATCCGCTCCAGATATAACACAAATAATTTCTGAAGTtacatcaagttcgtcgatagcaagcaaattaattccaATCTTATCGATATTAGTTGCAATAGCAattttttttggaatttcgtataag tattcgttatttggatttcggaaacgatttcaaaaacaaaaattaagagaaaagctaaaaaatataaagaagaaaatgggTCATTAA
- a CDS encoding PIR protein, whose protein sequence is MNKEVCEKFQEVRNSLSDKLSNGSYNFKDDKFLNDYCNSNQCQSYFDRISAGCLYLLYQFYNDSGIFPSPKNNNRYIVDYILIWLSYMLNLTNSEEDNIKSFYSAYINSCDQYKTQINELSGYDNYKDLIDERKDLLYMDSNIVSKFYEALKSLCKLYNELGNNKNCENYLEDNEFDKKYNDLKDSDITNSSIYKEMLSTLSTDYEHFKKECKHILSPPPEKTKENLGQTLVRSSGQDVDYLGQNVDYLGQDVGGLGQDTNSFEQNADNSDVASSSSSIVSKLIPVLLIIGAIPIFLGISYKYSLFGFRKRSPKHLREKLKK, encoded by the exons atgaataaggaagtg tgTGAAAAGTTCCAGGAGGTAAGGAACTCACTTTCCGATAAATTGAGTAATGGAAgctataattttaaagatgataaatttttaaatgattatTGTAATAGTAATCAATGTCAAAGTTATTTCGATAGAATAagtgctggatgtttatatttgttgtatCAATTCTATAACGATTCTGGTATATTCCCCTctccaaaaaataataaccgctatattgttgattacattttgatatggttaagttatatgttaaacctgaCCAATAGTGAAGAAGACAATATAAAGAGTTTTTATAGTGCATACATAAATAGTTGTGATCAGTATAAGACgcaaataaatgaattatccggttatgataattataaggatcttatagatGAAAGAAAGGATTTGTTGTATATGGATAGTAATATtgtatctaaattttatgaagcattaaaatcattatgtaaattGTATAATGAACTTGgtaacaataaaaattgcGAGAATTATTTGGAAGATAAtgaatttgataaaaaatataatgatctTAAAGATTCTGATATTACTAATAGcagtatatataaagaaatgttgtctactttatcaactgattatgaacattttaaaaaggaatgtaaacatattttatccCCTCCACCggaaaaaacaaaagaaaatCTTGGACAAACTCTTGTACGTAGTTCTGGACAAGATGTAGATTATTTGGGACAAAATGTAGATTATTTGGGACAAGATGTAGGTGGTTTAGGACAAGATACAAATAGTTTTGAACAAAATGCAGATAATTCTGATGTTGCATCATCAAGTTCATCGATAGTaagcaaattaattccagttTTATTGATAATTGGTGCAATACCAatttttttgggaatttcttataag tattcgttatttggatttcggaaacgatctccaaaacatttaagagaaaagctaaaaaaataa
- a CDS encoding PIR protein: MDDTLCSNIDFLRMCLPDELGTPATTELNTIQNYKKYCPNGDCNAELDQITIGFLWLLEQYFTKYPKIGDNTYNTQPFFLYIILWLSYKLNQNKKHSFTKINDFYTNQVIGSGKYKQFISDAYTYTDLEEILKKKNDLLNINIKDLSTFYEASKLICSMYTNKATNTDDKKLLNDATNFVIKYKELKDGNNTEGTSNNQILSALSDDYSNIKEKCKDIQTIPEITAEISALITGDTSSSSSIGKRLFAVLSIFGAIAFFLGISYKYSLFGFRKRAQKQYLREKIKNIKKRMNR; encoded by the exons ATGGATGATACTCTA TGTTCAAACATTGATTTTTTGAGGATGTGTTTACCCGATGAATTAGGGACCCCCGCAACAACTGAACTTAATACTATTCAAAATTACAAAAAGTACTGTCCTAATGGAGATTGTAATGCTGAACTCGATCAAATTACGATTGGATTTTTATGGTTACTTGAACaatattttactaaataCCCAAAGATAGGtgataatacatataatactcaaccattttttctatatattattttatggttaagttacaaattaaatcaaaataaaaaacacaGCTTCACAAAAATAAacgatttttatactaaTCAAGTAATTGGAAGTggtaaatataaacaatttataagtgatgcctatacatatacagATCTTGAGGaaatcttaaaaaaaaaaaatgatttgttgaatattaatattaaagatCTATCTACATTTTATGAAGCATCCAAATTAATATGTAGTATGTATACTAATAAAGCAACGAATACAGATGACAAAAAACTGTTAAATGATGCTACTAATTttgttataaaatataaagagcTCAAAGATGGCAATAATACTGAAGGTACCTCAAATAATCAAATATTGTCTGCTTTATCAGAtgattatagtaatataaAAGAGAAATGTAAAGATATCCAAACTATTCCAGAGATAACAGCAGAAATTTCTGCACTAATAACTGGAGatacatcatcaagttcgtcgataggaAAAAGATTATTtgcagttttatcgatatttggtgcaatagcattttttttaggaatttcttataag tattcgttatttggatttcggaaacgagctcaaaaacaatatttaagagaaaaaataaaaaatataaagaagagaatgaatcgttaa
- a CDS encoding PIR protein — MNKQVCEKFRSIWDKFPDTLDSNNNYQFKEKNFLDSYCDDKSCDTDFRRIDGGCLYLFKQIFGTSELFKSVANSNINIVDYILIWLSYMLNLKPEGTMSNIHFFYKTTIDNDRYKNTINGVPEYSNYKYLIDKKKYFLDMDKKIISNFYEAFKLLCEMHAEFDDNSQYCANCSENAKKFAKKYEEMNENSDITSNGSYKQLLSTLSKDYDNFINKYNNSQHFKSSPLPTIEEIQTSAQQILQISGDTSSSSSVTNKLFTVLSIFGAIAFFLGISYKYSLFGFRKRFQKQKLREKIKNIKKRINH; from the exons ATGAATAAGcaagtg tgtgaaaAGTTTAGGAGTATATGGGACAAATTTCCTGATACATTGGATAGTAATAATAACTATcaatttaaagaaaaaaattttttagatAGTTATTGTGATGATAAAAGTTGTGATACTGATTTCAGAAGAATTGATGGTGGATGTTTATATCTTTTTAAGCAAATATTTGGGACTTCTGAATTGTTTAAGTCTGTTGCAAATAGTAacatcaatattgttgactacattttgatatggttaagttatatgttaaacttAAAACCAGAAGGAACTATGAgcaatatacattttttttataaaacaacTATAGATAATGatagatataaaaatactaTAAATGGTGTTCCAGAGTATAGCAATTATAAGTatcttatagataaaaaaaaatattttttggatatggataaaaaaattatatctaatttttatgaagcatttaaattattatgtgaaaTGCATGCTGAATTTGATGATAACTCACAATATTGCGCAAACTGTTCGGAAAATGCCAAAAAGTTtgctaaaaaatatgaagaaaTGAATGAAAATTCTGATATTACTAGTAATGGTTCCTATAAACAACTTTTGTCTACTTTATCAAaagattatgataattttataaataaatataacaatagtCAACATTTCAAATCTTCACCTCTTCCAACGATAGAAGAAATACAAACTTCTGCACAACAAATTCTACAAATTTCTGGAGatacatcatcaagttcatcggtaacaaacaaattatttacagttttatcgatatttggtgcaatagcattttttttaggaatttcttataag tattcattatttggatttcggaaacgatttcaaaaacaaaaattaagagaaaaaataaaaaatataaagaagagaataaatcattaa
- a CDS encoding PIR protein — MSVEVCKRFDDVRKWLSHEVIVGHNININEKLNKYCDNGSCDAPFGKVNAGCLYLFDEFFAGYTPFNSVANRNINIVDYILIWLGYMLNLIKINENGTIDLFYETYIYNGQKYNTPIDGVTGYKTYNELVDIKEDLMSIDIKDMSKFYDAFILLCEICIGVNEDSSNCNKFSEQAKEFAKKYDELNEDYNNGRDSPYNQLLSTLSDDYYNFQSICNDFPLLPTYSRKFVIKSTLISIGFIFVAVSIFFVIAYKYSLFGFRKRFQKQCLRERIKNIKKKLIINKLF; from the exons ATGAGTGTTGAAGtg tgtaaaaGGTTCGACGATGTAAGGAAATGGTTATCTCATGAAGTGATTGTAGgacataatataaatattaatgaaaaattgAACAAATATTGTGATAATGGATCATGTGATGCTCCTTTCGGAAAAGttaatgctggatgtttatatttgtttgatgAGTTCTTTGCGGGTTATACCCCGTTTAATTCTGTTGCAAATAGAAacatcaatattgttgattacattttgatatggttagggtatatgttaaaccttatcaaaattaatgaaaatggCACTATAGACCTTTTTTatgaaacatatatatataatggtCAGAAGTATAACACCCCAATAGATGGTGTTACTGGTTATAAGACTTATAATGAACTTGTAGATATAAAAGAAGATTTGATGAGTattgatattaaagatatgtctaaattttatgatgcatttatattattatgtgagATTTGTATTGGGGTTAATGAAGATAGCTCAAATTGCAATAAATTTTCGGAACAAGCTAAAGAATTtgctaaaaaatatgatgagcTTAATGAAgattataataatggtaGAGACAGCCCCTATAATCAATTATTATCTACATTATCAgatgattattataattttcaaagTATATGTAATGATTTTCCATTACTTCCAACATATTCACGAAAATTTGTAATAAAAAGCACACTAATTTCAATTggatttatatttgttgccgTATCAATTTTCTTTGTAATTgcatataag tattcattatttggatttcggaaacgatttcaaaaacaatgTTTAAgagaaagaataaaaaatataaagaagaaactgatcattaataaattattctga